CAATAAAAAGCTGTTTTCGAAAGTTCAGATATCCAAAATCACCGGTTTTAAACCATCCATTCTCGTCAAACACAATTTCATTTAAATCTTCTGATAGATATCCGTCAAATATCTGTGGACCTTTTAACCAGATCTGGCCGGATTCCCGTAATGGGAGGGCGGCTCCTTCATCATTACGAATTTCGATCGAGTTTGGTGGAAATAATCTTCCAACGCTGTTCTTAGGTGAATACATCCCGCTGGGCGAAAGAATGGGATTGGCTGCTATTTGAGCAAAGGTTTCGGTCATGCCGTAACTCGTCACAATGGGAATTCCGCGGGTGATCGCCCATTCAATCAGTTCCAAAGTTATGGGCCCGCCACCCAGTAAAATGGCCTTGAATTTTGGATGAGTTTGAAAGTGAGAATCATCCATAATATTTATCAGCATGGTGGGTACCATGGATGCTACTTCGAACTCCCGATGATTCGCAAGCAGATTGCTAACTTCCTCGGTTTCAAATTTGTCAACTCTATAGATAGCGGAACCGTAGAGTAACGATCTGAGTATGATTGAAATCCCTCCCACATGGTTGAGAGGAAGACATAAAAGCCAATATTTGTTCTTACCCGGTTTAAAATTCTCGGCTGATGCCTGTGCCGCAAAAAATACTTGTCGTCTTTTAATCGGTACAATTTTTGGAGTACCGGTTGAACCGGACGTTAAAAATAGTCCGGCTATTTGTTCGGGATCGTGTAAGCTAAAAGATGTGGTGTTGAAATCTGCTGTTCGTAATAATTCGTCATTAGAAATCTGAAGATTCGATGCGGTAAAAGTTTGGTCGAATCGGTTCTCATCAGTTGTGTAAATGAGAGCAGGGTCTATCTGATCCTTAAGTTTTTCTGCATCCGAATCAGAAAAATCTTCATGAAGAGAAATGAAAGGTATTTTTAACAAAAAACAGGCAGAGATTAAAAAAATGACTTCATCAGAAGATGGAGAGCAAATTAGAAGAGGTTTGTGAGCAGAAAATGAGACTCCTTCTGTCTTTTTTAAAAGCCAGTCAGTAAACCCGTAAAGATTTTGATAGGTGTATTCATTCCGGTCCGAAGCCAAAAAAATCAGGCTTTTGTCAGGATTTTGAAACAGATCAGTATTTATGGATGCCGGAGTCATGACTTGATTTCTTCTGTTAACCTGATATTTACATTCAGAATTTACTCAGTAGACTTTGATTTAAATCATTTAATTTAAAATTTCTGAAACCCGATTTTGGTACGTTGATTTCTCCTCTTACTATTTCCGGATCATCTGAAAGATCGGAATGAAAGAGATAACCTGTATTTAGGCCGTGAGCCAAATTTGGATCACCGATTAACGTGGCTGCTGAAGCTGCCATTGTCCTGCCAATCGAAGATTCCAGCGTAGTTGTAACAACGATCCTATTAAAATGAGTTCTTTCACCCCGTATTGTTTCAAATAGGTCGATTAAATTTCCAAGCAGCATCGGCTTGATCACTAAAAAGTTTTCAGGCAGTTCCCTGAGAAGCGTTTTTAAATGTTCAATATTTTGGATGGATTCATCCAACGCCAAAGGAATTGGAGATTGAGCACTTATTTTTTTGAAAACCTCGAGATCGTGCCATTTGAAAGGTTCTTCAATGTATTCGATATCGAAAGGTTCGAGCATTTGAATAGTAGATAGGGTCTGTTTTACCGGCCAGGATTGATTGGCATCGAGTCGAAATTTGAGTTCATGATCAGAATTTTGACGGAGCTTGGACAAAATTTGGATCTGGCTATCAACTGGAAAGCCACATTTTAGCTTAAACGTTTTGAATCCCTGATTTCTACTTTTTTTAAAATAAAGCAGAGAGGACTCCAGATCTTGAATAGGTATAATTTCGTTTACTTGAATATTGGGTATTTTCTGACAGTCAAAAAGCTCATAAAGAGATTGGTCTTTTCTTTTTGACAGGATCTGCAAGCCTAAGAAGCTTAATGCAAACTGTAAAGAGGGGAGGTTTGGAAAATCCTCTAAGATTTCCTGAAGATTTTGAATAGTAAATGGTTTGGACAGAAATTCATTCAACTCATTCTGTTTTTCTTTAAGTACACCGGAAATTGAATCGATTGATTCTTTTGAGAATCCGGGTAGCGGGGAAGCCTCTGTGAGAACTTCTCCCGAGTGATCTGAATATCGAACGAGAACTCCTTCTCTATGATGAAATTCACCTTTACCCGTAACAAACGGATTTTTGAAGGGCAGTTGATATTTATAGAGTTCAATCAAAGAGTTTAAAGTATCAGACCGGCTGCAAAAAGGAAACCGAAAACCACCATCAACTTAGCTGTTCGTTCCAGGGTGTTATTCAGTGATCTTTTATCTTCGTGGTGCCAAACCTCTTTGGTTAGATTCCACGCAAAGAGAATGGATAAATATGGGAGAATGATAAAAATGGAATAATCTAAAAAGTAGTAGAAGTAAACGGGAGTCAGGTACGCTACTGCAATCATAGAAACATACTCGACTTTAAGCGCACTTTCGCCAAAAAGAACACCGAGTGTACGTTTACCTGTAATTTTATCCTGTTCCACATCACGCAGGTTGTTGACAACCAGGATATTCACACAAAGTGCACCTACCGGGACAGATGCCCAGAATGCCTGCTCCGACCATTCCAGGGTATTCACGTAAGTTGTTCCCATAACGGCTACAAAACCAAAAAAAATGAATACAAATATATCGCCCAACCCATTGTAACCGAGAGGAAAAGGGCCGCCGGTATATAGTATTCCAAAAAGTAGAGAGAGAAGACCTATCCATAGAACCACCCATCCTCCAATCCAAACAAGATAGAGTCCGGCCAGGAAAGCGATGAACATCGTAAGAATAGTAGCCCGAAGCATGGTTTGCGGTGCCACGGCACCCGAAGCGGTGGCTCGTTTAAATCCTATTCGATCTTCTGTATCGGCTCCTTTCACAAAATCAAAATAGTCATTGGCGAAATTGGTTCCGATTTGAATTGCAAATGCACAGAACATGGCTACCAGAGTGGCATCCCATAAAAGAGAATCATGCCTGTAGGCAATGGATGCCCCGACAAGCACAGGAATAAAGGCGGCGGCCAGAGTTTGGGGGCGAGCGGCATTGAGCCAGACTTTAAAAGCAGATGAATTCAATGAGAATAATTAGTTAGTGACTCTATAAAAATTTCTGACCAAAGATACAGAATCAAAGACTCCCTTAAAAAATTCGACGGTATAACGGATTGGGTAAATTATTTTTGTCAGAGGCAAAACTGAAAGCGCTTTTAATTAAATAAATTTTTTTAATTTAGTTTAAAACTTAAATAAATAATGAATTTTAAAATTAGTAAGAAAAAATTTTAATTATTTTGAAACACTGATATATTTCCGCTGTTCAAAACCCCGAACTAAAACTTCATTAATAAAATGACACAGACACAACGTCGCTATGATACCCTTGCTGCAGCTAGAAATTGGTCACCTCAGGCCAATGGTGAGTTCAAACAGATGCATATCAAGGAAGTATTTGGAGAATTTACCCTCACACTGGATGATCTTAGAGAACGGCTTCCAAAAATTGTTTGGCAAGAGCTGAAAATGACCATTGAGGAGGGACAACAGTTGAATTTGTCCGTAGCTGATGCGGTTGCATTAGCCATGAAAGAGTGGGCAACCGAAATGGGAGCTACTCACTTTACTCACTGGTTCCAGCCCCTTACAGGAGCAACTGCCGAAAAGCATGACAGTTTTATTACTCCAAACCAGGGAGGCGGTGCCGTTTCAGAATTTTCAGGTAAAGATCTGATTCAGGGAGAACCGGACGCATCCAGTTTCCCAAGCGGAGGTTTGCGCGCAACTTTCGAAGCCAGAGGATATACAGCATGGGATCCAACATCCCCGGTTTTTCTGATTGAAAACCAAAATGGTAAGTATCTCTGTATTCCAACAGCCTTTGCATCGTGGACTGGAGAAGCCCTCGATCATAAAACACCACTACTGCGATCAGTAGAAACATTGGACGAGCAGACGAAAAGAGCACTGGCACTTTTTGGAGTAAAATCCAAAAGAGTAACATCAACAGTTGGCTGTGAGCAGGAGTACTTTCTGATTGATCAGGAGTTTTTCTATCGCCGTCCAGATTTGATGACTTCAGGACGAACTCTTGTCGGTGCAAAGCCTCCAAGAGGTCAGGAACTGGATGATCATTATTTTGGATCTATTCCGGATCGTGTACTCTCATACATGCTGGAAGCGGAGAGAGAACTTTACAGATTGGGTATTCCGGTAAAAACCCGACATAATGAAGTGGCACCCGGGCAGTTTGAAGTAGCTCCAATTTTTGAAAACTGCAATATTGCAGCCGATCATCAGCAGTTGATGATGATTGTTTTGAAAAAAATTGCCAAAAAATATGGGTTTGAGTGCCTGCTTCATGAAAAACCATTCGATGGGCTGAACGGTAGCGGTAAGCACCTTAACTGGTCACTAAGCACCACCGAAGGTATGAACTTGCTGGAGCCGGGTGAAAGTCCGCACGAAAATATGCAGTTCCTTTTCTTCTTTTCAGCAGTGTTAAGTGCGGTCTATAAGCATCAGGATCTGCTGAGAATAGCTATAGCAAGTGCAAGCAACGATCACCGATTGGGTGCAAATGAAGCACCGCCTGCTATTATTTCAGCGTATATCGGTGAGCAGCTGGAAGATATTATCAAGCAGCTGTTGAACGGCGGTTTGAAGAAGTCAATGAAATCCGGTTTGATGGGACTCGGATCACCGGTTCTGCCTACCATCCCAAAACATGCCGGCGATCGCAACAGAACTTCACCTTTTGCTTTTACAGGGAATAAGTTTGAGTTCAGGGCAGTGGGATCAAGCCAGTCGGTTTCATTCCCGATCGTGGTACTGAATACAGCTGTTGCAGAATCAATCGACACGATGTGCACCAGTCTTGAGAAGAAGATGGAAAAACAGGATCTGGAAAGTTCATTGAAAGAAGTTCTTGTTGAAACAATGAGTGAGGCAAGAGATATTATTTTTAATGGCGACGGATATTCTGATGACTGGCAGGAAGAGGCGGAAAAACGCGGTTTGTTGAATCTTAAATCGACGGCTGATGCGCTTCCGCTCTTAACAGATGAAAAGAATATCAATCTGTTTGAGAAGTACAATGTAATGTCATCTCGCGAAGTTCATTCCCGTCTTGAGATCTGGGCTGAACAGTATGTTACCAATTTGAATATTGAAGTGGATACTACGGAAGCCATTGCAAAAACAATGGTATATCCGGCCGCAATTCGATATATCAATGAGTTAACAGCTGCTGTTAAAGAGACATCAGAGCTTGGTCTGGATAATTATGGATCAAAAGAGATGCTTGAAACGGTAAATGGAGCGCTCAATGATCTGGGCAAGGCTTTGGTTGATCTTAAAAAGACACAGGATGAACTGGAAAGTGAAGACTTGATGGATCTTTGTAAAGAATACCGAGCAAAAATAATCCCTGCGATGGGTAAAATCCGAGATTCGGTCGACTTCCTGGAGCGTTATACCGCAGACGATCATTGGCCACTGCCAATTTATCGTGAAATGTTGTTCGTGAAGTAATTCATAGTCCATCAGGACAATTACTAAACTGATAAATACTTAACATCGCAGTATCTTAACCCGTCAGACACATTTTGTATCTGACGGGTTTTTTTATCTCTTCTTCTCTCCAATATGTCCCTCATTTTCTTTATATATTCTCAACTAAATCTACGCAGATCAAAATAAAATCGGTTGGGACATTGAATATCTTAGCAGTTGAACCTTTTTACAGCGGATCTCATAAAGCCTTTTTGAAAGGTCTTCAGGAGAACTCCCGTCACAATATTATTCCCATTAAACTGAACTATAAAGGGTGGAAATGGCGCATGCACGGCGACTCCGTTAAACTGGCCGAGATGTCAAGCCATGTTGATGAGGAGATTGACCTTTTATTGGTTAGCAGCATGACCAATCTCCCGGCTTTTTTGGCTCTGACCAATCCGAGATTTGCCCATACTCCTAAGGTTATGGTGATGCATGAAAATCAGCTTACCCAGCCGATGCCGGAAGGAGAGGAGAGAGATCTGACCTACTGTCATATCAACTATTTAAGTATGTTATCGGCTGATAAACTGCTCTTTTCTTCCAACTTTCACATGAATGATCTGCTGGATGCCTTGCCCGAATTTTTAAACAATTTCCCGGATGATAAAACCTATAACACAGTTCAACAGATTAAAGATAAGAGTATGGTGATGTATCCCGGCCTGGACCTCAAGTTTTTTGATCAGCATCCGGATACAAGAGATCAGAATCAACGCCCGGTAATTGTGTGGAATCAGCGCTGGCAGTTTGACCGAAATCCCACCATGTTTTTTAAGGTGCTGAATCGGCTGAATGATATAGATTTAGAATTTGATCTCATTCTGGCAGGAGATACCAAGCATGAAAAACCTGAGGAGTTTGAAAGAGCTTGGAAACGGTTTGGCGATCAGATCACCCATTTTGGATACGTGGATGATCCGGAACGCTACAGC
This is a stretch of genomic DNA from Rhodohalobacter barkolensis. It encodes these proteins:
- the menC gene encoding o-succinylbenzoate synthase — its product is MIELYKYQLPFKNPFVTGKGEFHHREGVLVRYSDHSGEVLTEASPLPGFSKESIDSISGVLKEKQNELNEFLSKPFTIQNLQEILEDFPNLPSLQFALSFLGLQILSKRKDQSLYELFDCQKIPNIQVNEIIPIQDLESSLLYFKKSRNQGFKTFKLKCGFPVDSQIQILSKLRQNSDHELKFRLDANQSWPVKQTLSTIQMLEPFDIEYIEEPFKWHDLEVFKKISAQSPIPLALDESIQNIEHLKTLLRELPENFLVIKPMLLGNLIDLFETIRGERTHFNRIVVTTTLESSIGRTMAASAATLIGDPNLAHGLNTGYLFHSDLSDDPEIVRGEINVPKSGFRNFKLNDLNQSLLSKF
- a CDS encoding AMP-binding protein, with amino-acid sequence MTPASINTDLFQNPDKSLIFLASDRNEYTYQNLYGFTDWLLKKTEGVSFSAHKPLLICSPSSDEVIFLISACFLLKIPFISLHEDFSDSDAEKLKDQIDPALIYTTDENRFDQTFTASNLQISNDELLRTADFNTTSFSLHDPEQIAGLFLTSGSTGTPKIVPIKRRQVFFAAQASAENFKPGKNKYWLLCLPLNHVGGISIILRSLLYGSAIYRVDKFETEEVSNLLANHREFEVASMVPTMLINIMDDSHFQTHPKFKAILLGGGPITLELIEWAITRGIPIVTSYGMTETFAQIAANPILSPSGMYSPKNSVGRLFPPNSIEIRNDEGAALPLRESGQIWLKGPQIFDGYLSEDLNEIVFDENGWFKTGDFGYLNFRKQLFIETRRTDLIITGGENVNPHDVEQVIETFPGISRSAVIGVHDKKWGQRVVAFYTSDMDQIDETELKTYLKKELLAYQVPKELIRKDSLPVTALGKIKKRELLRSYRD
- a CDS encoding tRNA-queuosine alpha-mannosyltransferase domain-containing protein, with protein sequence MNILAVEPFYSGSHKAFLKGLQENSRHNIIPIKLNYKGWKWRMHGDSVKLAEMSSHVDEEIDLLLVSSMTNLPAFLALTNPRFAHTPKVMVMHENQLTQPMPEGEERDLTYCHINYLSMLSADKLLFSSNFHMNDLLDALPEFLNNFPDDKTYNTVQQIKDKSMVMYPGLDLKFFDQHPDTRDQNQRPVIVWNQRWQFDRNPTMFFKVLNRLNDIDLEFDLILAGDTKHEKPEEFERAWKRFGDQITHFGYVDDPERYSKLLHSGDIVVSTATYEFFCVAIMEAVYCGCHPLVPNQLHYPELIPESLHRPLLHSSVLYESEDELFKYLKDLLTGKTQPLPKTSLQNINKHLDWSRMIGKYDALFDELKQTESLASF
- a CDS encoding glutamine synthetase III, which encodes MTQTQRRYDTLAAARNWSPQANGEFKQMHIKEVFGEFTLTLDDLRERLPKIVWQELKMTIEEGQQLNLSVADAVALAMKEWATEMGATHFTHWFQPLTGATAEKHDSFITPNQGGGAVSEFSGKDLIQGEPDASSFPSGGLRATFEARGYTAWDPTSPVFLIENQNGKYLCIPTAFASWTGEALDHKTPLLRSVETLDEQTKRALALFGVKSKRVTSTVGCEQEYFLIDQEFFYRRPDLMTSGRTLVGAKPPRGQELDDHYFGSIPDRVLSYMLEAERELYRLGIPVKTRHNEVAPGQFEVAPIFENCNIAADHQQLMMIVLKKIAKKYGFECLLHEKPFDGLNGSGKHLNWSLSTTEGMNLLEPGESPHENMQFLFFFSAVLSAVYKHQDLLRIAIASASNDHRLGANEAPPAIISAYIGEQLEDIIKQLLNGGLKKSMKSGLMGLGSPVLPTIPKHAGDRNRTSPFAFTGNKFEFRAVGSSQSVSFPIVVLNTAVAESIDTMCTSLEKKMEKQDLESSLKEVLVETMSEARDIIFNGDGYSDDWQEEAEKRGLLNLKSTADALPLLTDEKNINLFEKYNVMSSREVHSRLEIWAEQYVTNLNIEVDTTEAIAKTMVYPAAIRYINELTAAVKETSELGLDNYGSKEMLETVNGALNDLGKALVDLKKTQDELESEDLMDLCKEYRAKIIPAMGKIRDSVDFLERYTADDHWPLPIYREMLFVK
- a CDS encoding 1,4-dihydroxy-2-naphthoate polyprenyltransferase codes for the protein MNSSAFKVWLNAARPQTLAAAFIPVLVGASIAYRHDSLLWDATLVAMFCAFAIQIGTNFANDYFDFVKGADTEDRIGFKRATASGAVAPQTMLRATILTMFIAFLAGLYLVWIGGWVVLWIGLLSLLFGILYTGGPFPLGYNGLGDIFVFIFFGFVAVMGTTYVNTLEWSEQAFWASVPVGALCVNILVVNNLRDVEQDKITGKRTLGVLFGESALKVEYVSMIAVAYLTPVYFYYFLDYSIFIILPYLSILFAWNLTKEVWHHEDKRSLNNTLERTAKLMVVFGFLFAAGLIL